In one Thermanaerovibrio velox DSM 12556 genomic region, the following are encoded:
- a CDS encoding uridylate kinase, giving the protein MVSMCVFGVVKIGGASGNRLEPLLEELACRFRSGERWVLVHGASGMMERLCAERGVEVRHVVSPSGYRSRFVGPLERCVFEEAAFAVSRSIAERMEALGVSCQVLTPAEGERKDCLRSLEGGRVRILRGNYSGRVAEVREDLILSALEQGKLPLLPPLAACDGVLINVDGDRLAAAAASTLEASVMVMLTNTPGLLLDPSDPSSLISRVGLDEWDAADAAAQGNMKRKVLAAREALMGGVQRVVIGDGRLQNPIGRALGGGGTVFCSTRSAQCMETAASR; this is encoded by the coding sequence ATGGTATCAATGTGCGTGTTTGGGGTTGTGAAGATAGGCGGGGCCTCAGGCAACAGGCTGGAGCCCCTTTTAGAGGAGCTGGCCTGCCGCTTTCGCAGCGGAGAGCGCTGGGTGCTCGTCCACGGGGCAAGCGGTATGATGGAGCGCCTCTGTGCGGAAAGGGGTGTGGAGGTTCGCCACGTGGTGAGTCCCTCTGGTTACCGCAGCCGGTTTGTGGGCCCCTTGGAGAGGTGTGTGTTCGAGGAGGCGGCCTTCGCGGTTTCCCGGTCAATAGCGGAGCGGATGGAGGCCTTGGGGGTGTCTTGCCAGGTTCTGACCCCCGCGGAGGGGGAACGGAAGGACTGCTTGAGGTCCCTGGAGGGCGGCCGGGTTAGGATCCTAAGGGGCAATTACAGCGGAAGGGTTGCGGAGGTTCGGGAGGACCTCATATTGAGCGCCTTGGAGCAGGGGAAGCTGCCGCTTTTGCCCCCCTTAGCGGCGTGTGATGGGGTCCTTATAAACGTAGACGGGGACAGGCTCGCGGCCGCCGCGGCCTCCACCCTGGAGGCTTCCGTGATGGTGATGCTCACCAACACCCCAGGTCTTCTCTTGGACCCCTCCGATCCCTCAAGCCTCATAAGCCGCGTGGGCTTGGACGAGTGGGATGCGGCGGATGCGGCCGCCCAGGGGAACATGAAGAGGAAGGTGTTGGCTGCCAGGGAGGCGTTGATGGGGGGAGTCCAAAGGGTGGTAATAGGGGACGGAAGGCTCCAAAACCCCATTGGAAGGGCATTAGGGGGAGGGGGGACCGTGTTTTGTTCAACCCGCTCAGCTCAATGTATGGAAACCGCGGCATCTCGCTGA
- the argC gene encoding N-acetyl-gamma-glutamyl-phosphate reductase, which translates to MHRVAVMGAAGLAGGELLRILCQHPHLEVSLICSSSSEGQPVRSSHPHLAYAYRSRTFVSPEAVLEGEWDLIFLALPHGKSAPWVEGLMPLVEGGRRIVDLSGDFRLRDPREHEIWYGKHPCPQFLGSFVYGLPELNREKIASARLVSGVGCNATGVLLCLYPLVSSPLWANVLDVNVECRAGSSEGGSRPSEGGMHVFRSRAMRLVSPFVHRHMAEVVQELNIPAQSLSMTLTAVEAVRGVQCLAHVRFKDPVSEADLWRACRGAFGSEPFVDLCPARPVHLRIPDPKLVLGSNRAMVGFVLDRTGRRLLIGSGIDNLMKGAAGTAVQCANLMLGLPEDEGLAMPPVYPA; encoded by the coding sequence ATCCCCACCTGGAGGTGTCCCTCATATGTTCCTCCTCGTCCGAGGGACAGCCGGTGAGGTCCTCCCACCCCCATTTGGCCTATGCCTATAGATCCAGGACCTTCGTCTCTCCGGAGGCCGTGTTGGAGGGTGAATGGGACTTGATCTTCCTTGCCCTTCCTCACGGGAAAAGCGCCCCTTGGGTGGAGGGGCTGATGCCCCTGGTGGAAGGGGGGCGCAGGATAGTGGACCTGTCCGGGGATTTTCGCCTTAGGGACCCGAGGGAACACGAGATTTGGTATGGGAAGCACCCTTGTCCACAGTTTTTAGGTTCCTTCGTGTACGGACTGCCGGAGCTTAACCGCGAGAAGATAGCCTCCGCCCGGTTGGTGAGCGGGGTTGGATGCAACGCCACGGGGGTCCTGTTGTGCCTTTACCCCCTGGTTAGCTCTCCCCTGTGGGCCAACGTGTTGGACGTGAACGTTGAGTGCCGGGCCGGTTCGTCCGAGGGGGGCAGCAGGCCCTCGGAGGGCGGCATGCACGTCTTCAGGAGCCGGGCCATGAGGCTCGTATCCCCTTTCGTTCATCGCCACATGGCGGAGGTAGTCCAGGAGCTTAACATACCGGCTCAATCCCTCTCCATGACCCTTACGGCGGTGGAGGCGGTCCGGGGGGTTCAGTGCCTTGCTCACGTGAGGTTTAAGGACCCGGTGTCCGAGGCGGACCTTTGGAGGGCCTGCCGGGGGGCCTTTGGAAGCGAGCCCTTCGTGGACCTTTGCCCCGCAAGACCGGTTCACCTTAGGATCCCGGACCCGAAGTTGGTGCTCGGCAGCAACCGGGCCATGGTGGGGTTTGTGCTTGACCGCACCGGTAGAAGGCTGCTCATTGGGTCCGGGATAGACAACCTTATGAAGGGGGCCGCCGGAACGGCGGTGCAGTGCGCAAACCTCATGCTTGGACTTCCGGAGGACGAGGGGCTCGCCATGCCCCCCGTATATCCCGCGTGA